AGCAACAATCATCTATTTCATTTCCCTCTTCCGATGGAATCCTTCAAGCTATATCAATCAGTTGCCAGCTGCTGTCCCTGCCATTTGTTGTGATCTCCGCCTGACCAGTCGTCTGGCGATACTCAGGCGCTGCAGCCAGCCATAGCCTGCGTCTCAGTAAACCAAAACGGACTCCATCGTGATCGTATCTCATTTGCTCGCACTGTTGGCGTTCGCCGCATTGGTGGCCTGGATCTGGGAAGCCGTCTGGCTAGCAGGCTCCAAAGTCCGTCGCGCCAGCCTGGATCTATTAAAAATAcgatataattattatttataaaatgctGTATTCAGTTTTCCACTTACTTTATCTGCCCAGCAAGCAATGGATTGATAGCATACAGCCAGTCGTGTACTTCCTTGTCACCAAGGGTTTGCAACAGATAGCCACGATGCTTGGTCACCACACTAAAGAAAAACCGAAGTAATATTTAGCAATGCATGTCTACTTCTAAAGTGGCAATCAAACTGACCTGAATGTGTTGGGTATCTTGACCATGGCCGCCTGGTCCTCGCTGCACTCCACATGCGCAGTGGCCAGATTAAGGACAGCCCGTTCAACGGGATCCTTCTCCGAGCGGTAGATAAACACGTAAGGACGACGGACGATCTATTTAACCCAAACTCAAGGTTAGACTACACTTTAAAACATTCAGGGTGGAATACATACCACCCAGCGCTTCTTCCAGCCGGAACCGCCGTGCTCCAGGACATTCAACAGACCCTTGCGAGCCACCACAGGACTCACGCGAATCTCCTCCAGTTCCGGCACATAGAGACGGAGGGGAAGAGCCGGCTGAGTAGCCGGAGCAGGTGCCTCCCAGCCGTTTGGAGCATCAGCTCGATCCGGTGAACATAATCTGATTGGGGAAATTAAAGGTTGTTAGTCAAACGCCTCGCTTAAGAGTTGGTTTAGATTTATAGGTTCTCTGGATAGAACAGAAAATTACCTGCGTCGAATTACAAATTTGTTGTTTCTAATTGTGTAAAAGAAAACCgaaaggaaaataaacaaataaagtaTTGGAAGTTTCGTTTTTGAGTATCTCGAGTTATTAGGAAAATGTATGGTGGTGTGTGGTTATCGTTAGTTTTTGCACTGCGATGATCGAATGGTGGGCAATTACAGGGAAGCAGCTGGCAGCAGAAGCAATAAAGGCTGGGAAACAAGTGGAAATGGTTGTTAACAGCTTCAGTTGCTTTTGGTTTGTAGGATGGTTTGGTTTAAATCCCTctgcttgctgctgctgccggccTTGCTGATGATTTCGGTCATGGCAACGGGCATCGACGAGGATCATATCCTGAACCATGATGTGGACCCGGATCCGGGCCGCATGAAGTACATATGGAATCCGTTTTCGGGATTTTGCGGCGAGAATGCCACCATGGTGAGGTGTGCTGGAGTTTGCCCCGAAACCTGTGCCTTCAAATCGCTCAAGTGTCCTAAATATTGCGGTGTAAATTGCGTATGCAAACCTGACTATGTCTTTGACGAAAAATTGCAACTGTGCATCCTAAAAACTGATTGTCCTCCAGACATGAACCAATTGGTTGTGGAAACTCATCGCGTTTTTCAGTAAAAACCACAAAATATTTCTGTGTTATAATAAGACAATAAACAAATGCTTGCAACTAAAAGAAGTAATCTAGTCTTATGAAATCTCTAGCTGCGAATGACTTATAAGCAATAGTAATTAGTGCTTGGTGACCCTAACAAATTGCCATTTTACAGCAATTCTAACACAGTCCTAATGTGGAACACTTTTCTcagtttattattataatttttcaaTGATGGCATGGCCGAGAGTTTATTTGGTCGTACAGCTTATTGGAATTCTCCTTCAAAAACATGTACTGATAGCAGATAATTCTGCAGAGGACCAGATTACCTGGCCGGACGACGTTGGAGAGCCTAACTTGGAATCTGAGTTGACCTGGCCCAATGAACTTCCAGTAACAGTAACGAGTGGCATGACTTTTCGCACCGCTCGAACCTTAGATCATTTCGATGCTTTGAGAGACGATGACGAGTTCATGGAGAACCCGCATAAAAAGGTTTTTGACGAATTCGATAGCCTGGAGCAAAGATACCACATCGTTCATCCAATAGGTGAAGAAATAGCCCTCAAGCGGATGCCGATCCCTGAGGAGAAGTATATCAAACAGCCCTTCAAATTCGGCTGCTGTCACAACTCCACAAATGTGGGATGTGCTGGCGTTTGTCCGGAGACTTGTGAGTACCGCTCCAAATACTGCGTACCGCTTTGCGGACCGCCCTGTCGCTGTAAGCGTGGATATGTCTACAATATTCCACACAACGCATGCACTCTGCGCTCCGACTGTCCCAAGGGGATCGTTCAGAGTAAGAACGGGATATACAGGGTGTTTTTGTGAGGTGGAGGATGTGAGGGAGTGATTTGGGTTAGTGTGGTGGACTGATATGTGCTGTGGTGTCGTGCCAATTTCGTTTGTTCCAATAAACCAAGAAAGCCGAATGGATGCAAGCTAACTAAGatgggtggtgctggtgtgGTGTTTATACGGGTGGTAAAACGACTACTCACTCCATGGAATTGCTGGAGATGCAGCTAACGGTCATGTCGGCACATCCCTCATCGCTAGGCGAAACATCCGACTGAGTTTGTGTATCGTTGGCCTCGCTCTTAGTATAGCGTCCTTCAATGAATTTAGAATTGAGTGAATGGAACGCTTGGTAAGTCTCAGTTTTAACTCACCCTGCACCAACTTTAAGCACTTAAGCATGAGATCCTGCTCTCGTTGGTTGTACTCGCGTTCTGGAATGATTTGCTGTGGGTCCTTGACCGGAGTCTGCGGCGATTGTGGAATGACCATATGTACGGGTGATGTGGCTGCCCGAGCTGCTAGATTGCATACATCCTTCTCGGTCTTGGTGGTCGGATTCGGGTTGGTGTCCATGCCCAGACGTTCGCGCAGCAAAAGCAAGTGCCGCATGCGTCCAACCTCTTCAAGTCTGGTGAGTTTCTCCAACTCCCACTGGTGGTCGAAGATCAGGGAGTCACCCCTTGGTCTCCAGCCGTGAAGATTCTCCTCGCCGCGCACATAAGTAGAGCTGGTGTCCAGCACTCGACGTTGACGCCTTTGTACACCTGCAAAGGCACCAAGAATTTGGGTAAGTGGGGGTCAGCTCTGAAGATTCGACAAGCGAGTGCAAGCGGACTGAGTACGAGTACAACTACATTGAGAATTGCTACCTGGACTACCTGCTTCGGATGCTCTGCGCAGTGCTAGCTCGTAAACCCCGGTTAGGCGATTGGCCTCCGGATTTCGGTACTGTCCCGAAAACAGATGCTTCAGAGAGCGCGGTCCGGTACGGGCGTCGCGTCCATAGATTACCATGCTCAGGTCCTTGGTAATTATGGCCGGGCGGGCGCAGTTCTCCAGCTAAGGAGTACATATACATTAAAAATgaacattaaattaaaatatactaACTTACCTCCAAGTAAGCGCTCAGGGTGATGTAGATGGTCTCACCGCCTTGAGAAACGCGGTTGAGCAGTGCCGAGTTGTGCAGACTAGAGTCCCAGGCAGCCTCAAAACGGTAGAACGATCTATCATCTCCGGGCACCTCCAAAGCCTCGCCTGGGAACAAGCCCAAAGATAAGACACAGGCGTCTTCATCCTGCTCATCGGATGACTCCGGAGTATTGCGGATACGTCCAACCACCAACTCATTTATGTCCTTCCACTTCACCTCGGTTGTGGGCTCATGTACAATAGTAATACGAATGCGCCGCTGGATGCCCTGATGCAAGAGGAACAGTCCGCGGCAGGGAagatcatcgctgtgctccaCCACCTGTTTACAAATTTAAGTTTGGATTATTGCGTGTGAGACTGGGATGATTACATTTGCGCCAAACTAACCGATGGCACATATTCTCCATTGGGAGCCAATTCACAGATTTCAAACCAAACCAGAACATCGTGCTTAGCCAAAACCGTAGACGTGGGTGCACAAGGTAGTGGTCCAAACTTGGGACTACGCACTGGCTGACTGATCGGTATGCTCGGTGGCAACATGCGACGTGGTGGTGGCCGGGAAACGAAATCCTGTTTGGCATCCTTATGCAATGGGTGCGTCTGGTAGTGCCCAAAGATCTTGAACATTATGGGTTGCGTTTTTAAATACTCGATGAAGGATTTGGTTACGGGTACAGTTATCTACAAAAGAGATAGCAGTTAATAATTGATATGGTGGAAAGCTCTTGGTATTGTAATCTTCCACTTACGTTCTGCACATGGTAGAAGCCTAGAGGAGCACCCGATGCCGAATTCTTGACGGGTTCGGTGGAGAACGCCTCCTCATGACGATGCAAAAAGCTGTGAAGATAACAGTTTATAAATCACAAGCCTAAAGTTAATTTCCAAAAGATTACTTACTTGAACTGGCAGAAGATATCGGCATATTCAGCCCCAATGCCAGTGGCCTGCAGAACAGTGACCCGGAAAGTAAACTCCTTGCCCACCTGCAGGTGCTCGCCAGGCTCCTCCGAATTTTCATGGCACTCGGATGCGGAGTTAGAGTCTATGCCACGACCAGAGTCCACATCCTCAAGTTCTTTTACAAATAATGAATATGAACTGTTAGTGATAACACTAGTGATATATATAGTGCGTAGAAACTCACCCTCCAACTTGCTGTCCAAACCACCATTGTCAATATAGCGCTGCACATCATCCTTTTCATTGAGAGCTCGGTACTTGGGCTTGGCATCATCCTCATTGAAAACCAAGCGAGCTGACTGCTTGACACCATTATTGAAATCAATGGACTCCTCATCCAGAACGGGCTGCACAGCAATCCTTAGGTATCCACGCACATCTCCGCGTTCATTGACAATGGCCACCTTGTGGACCAATGGCACTGGGTAGAGCAGGTTGCTCAGATAGATGAAGGAGCGACCCACCATGCGGAACCAGGGGAAGCGATCGTAGAAGGGATCTCCACCAGTGAGGCTCTCCACATTATAATCCGGTGAAGTGGGACTCATTTCGGCTTCGTTGTGGTACATCTCGCGCATCAGCTCCAAACGTTGCCTGAAAAACAGATACAAGAAATTAGAATCATGAAGTTAAcattgtatttgtattgggtatatattattaaaatattgcaTAGATAGAGAAGTGCGGGGAGAGCGCCACAGCAAGCTTAAGCCCAGATCCCAGATCAGAAGACAATATGGAAAGCCATgcaactacaactaaggaTAGTTTCTACACGTCTATATACAAATGAAACCTGCGGTCAAAGCAAACCTAGAAGGTATCAGATTGGCCAATGTGAGACGGCCCCGTTCGCTTTCGACTGGTGGCTCCACTGGGAGCAGCTGCGCCTGCTGGCCAGGATGATGGCTGGGTGGTGAGATCCATCCGCTCAATGCCTCCATGCCGGACGTATCGAACAGCATGGACGATGGTGGGCTCTCGACATTGTATATTTGTCTCATCAGCTCGAGGCGATAGCTTGTTTGTGTACGAAAATGATTTTGGGTGGGATTTGGGTTTCAGGGTTTGTCGGTGTGGATTTGGGATTCGTAGTAAAAGAACCGAAAAAGTACAAATCAACATTGGTTCAAACAAACCTAACAAGATGTCGGGGCTTTTGGCGAATGATGGCGATGAGACTTGAGTCGTAAATGGTGGCGGCGTGATCTTCGCTTTGTTTACAGCCAAAGTTATAAAATTAACCAACAAATTCTAGAGCGTTTGATAGAAACTAGAATCCATGAACTACAACCACCATGCACGTATTATTCAAATAATATTCAACTCAAATCAAAAGCCagctttttttaaattttaaccAAAGTGCAGAGAAGAATGAATGTGAGGAAGTAGCAGGAATTCACATGGATGTCCGGATTTGAAAGAACCTACCGTAACTTCTCCAGGGACCAGTGGTGAGTGGCTCCGTTCTTAGTATCGGTAACTTCGACGGCCACCAAGGTCTTAGAAACAGGTGGAGCTCCGAACTCATCCTCCTGATGCAAAGGAGCCACAGTGGAGGCCAGCTCAGGCGGCAAAGGGGAGTACAAGGTGTCGGTCAAGAGAGTAAATTGGAATTGTACCTGAAATGGATATTTAAGTAAATTAATTCCATATGTCAAATCTATTAAGTTAACTATTAGGCGTAAGCTCTGTACCTTCTTCTTTAACTCAACGGAAATGGCATTGGCTTCCTTAAGGAATATAGCATTGCCCCAGAGATCGTCTCGCAGGGAGGTGAATTGGTGGTAACGCCACTTGCGGAAAGCCCAGGCAGCCAAGCCAGCCTCTCTGGCTGTCCAGCAGGACTCGTACATAGGATTGTCTAAGGATTTTAGAATAATTACTAAATTGTTGTCTTAAATTCGTTGTCATGCACATACTATAGACGTCCTCCTCCTGGTGGAAATCCTCCGGCGAGTAGCTGCTGTACATTGACATTGTCATGGATTGCTCCTCCACTTGCTTCTGCAAAGCATCGATGCGAGCCTCGTACGTTTTGCGCTGCTCCTCGAACTGCTGATCGGCCTGAAGTTTCTCCCGCTTGTATTGCTCCTCCAAGTTGTCCAAACGCTTCTTCATTTCAGCTTTGAGATCAATGCCTTGCTTCTCGAGCAATTCGCACTGGGCAAAGTTCCAGTCCACCTGCTGGGTGTCTGTCTTCTCCACTTCGTTCTCAGCCTCATTTTCGGTCTCGATCTTATCCCGCAATTCGCGTGCCTGTTCCGGATTGGTAAAGCGGAAAACGTGGTTCTTTCCGAGAATCACGCGAGAGCCGGTCTTAAGAACCTCCGGCTCAACCAACTTGCGTCCATTTACATAGATGATGGCATCCTTGTGCGGCAGCAGGGTCACCGTGCTGTTCTTGTTCTCAAAGGTGCAGTGCTCCTTGAGGATGTGCGATCCGGAGAGCTGAATGTCCTGGGGAACATTTGCTTCATGGGTACCCAGCCGAGTTAGACCCTCCTTGATGTAGTAAAGCAGACACTCAGACAGATTGGGATCCTCGTTTAGGTTGACCAAATGCGGAGTCTTCTTGGGCGAGAATACGCCAACTGTTATGCCGTCTTCCTTGACAGCCACGCCCATTTCGGCGAAGACCGCCTCTCGCTGCACGCGAATCTCCTCGGTGCGCTTAAGTTTCTCCTCCCAGGTCTCGTTGAGTTCTGCGATGGATATGGGCATTTAAAGATTGGTATTTTAATGATTAGGTTTGGTAAAAGGGTGTTAGATTATCCCACTCACCTGCAATGAGTTTCTCGCTGGCCTGCAGCTGATCCACAGCCATCTCCGTTGTGGATCCATTGCGATTACGTGACTTAGTGGGCGACTTAATCACCGTGGACTTGGTGAGCTCATCCTCTGCAAATGCAAAAGTGGTATCAGAACAAAAAACATCTGACCATTTAGCGGTCACAAGCGCAGTGATAAGCGTGCTAGTTTTTAAAGGTATGATATACATAAAGATATATtggatacaatatttttgaTACGAAACGAAGCAGATGCCAATGGGATATGGTTATTTGGGGACTACTGCATAACTCGGGCATGTCCACTTTCTAGCCTTTAAGCAGTGCGGACTGCGAGGAGTTGGTGCCAGTCTTGTTTTGGACTTGGGCAACTGAAATTAACTATTTGGAAACTTATATCAGTCTCTTTGGTGTTTTATATGGCAACATAAAGAGGACTCGACTGTGATTATAGTATGGGTTATATAAGATTTTATTCGTCCTGAAGCGTATTGTTTAGAAGCTTTGACGGTACAGCACAATACAAATTcacacacagagagaaatgtatttttattggCAGTGGTTAGATTACAAAAGCAGTGCGTTTCATaactttaaattaattgcGAGGAAGTTTAATGAAAATTGAAGATGAAACGCAACCTTTTTAAGTATAGTTAACAAATATAAGCTTGCATTAGTCTCTGAAACGCACTGTacatttttgcatatttattgaATAACATTTGTTGCATGTGAAGCCTTTGGTTTTTCTTATAGCGCTGAGTTTCATATGACTTTACTTACTATTCGCATCGCGCTTCTCACACACCACTTTGCCATCGGGTCCTAAACGAAATAGGTTTGGTTTTGGGATCGGTTTTGCTTTTTTCTAGTATTTATAACTAGACTAGGACTAGAACTACCTTAGGCaggggtttttggtttgtttttcaaGTGTAGCGAGTAGTTTTGGAATGTGTGGCTGGGTTTAATGTACTCTAGCTTAGTTGAATATATTTTAACCAGATCTAGACTAGGTAAGACTACTTCCAACTTACCTTCCTGCACTTCAATGCCCTCGGCTTTGAGTAAGTCCCGCAGCTTCTGGATCTCCTCCTTGAGTTCGCGAATCAGCTTGGCATTGGCATCTTCATTGACCACAGCCTTGCAAACAATTTGCTTGGCACGATCCGCATAGCTATACAAAATTGGTATTAAGCATTGGGtctcatatttatttaaataataattataaattaccGCAGTGTGCTGAGGGTTTCATCGTAGTTAATATCTGCTGGCGAGATAGCTGCAATCATAGCTGTCTTCGAGTTTCCTCCCAAGTTTTCACGTAACAGCCAGGTCAAGGCCGAATCACGGTACGGAATAAAATCTGCCTTCTTCGCGTTCTTTTTCTTGGAAGCCTTccaaaattaataaatatattagcAACAATAAAAGGGTTTTAGAGATAAAGATAAACTTACAGACTATTGAATACCCAGGCAGCaagaaaatgcatttattttattagcaTAAAGTTAGTTTAAAATTGAGATATAGACTTTGAGAACTTACCACTTCCGCCAAAGCTGAAATAACTTTGCCCAATGTGGTCAAGGACTTGTTAATGTTGGCTCCCTCCTTCAAGCGGGTGCCCTTAGCACCAGTGGAATCCGCTCGTTCCGACCCGGCCAAGTCCACCAAGCTAATCTTGGATACCTTTTCTGTGGTCAAATTGGTCATCAGATCATGACGACGTTGGGTAAAGAAGATTGTAAAGACGGCATGAGAGCGGGAACTGGTTTCGTTCATGTTAGTGGCTGCCACAGTTCTGAAAGTTATTTTAAGTTAtaatataatgaaatatgaaaaGATGCAAAacattattataataatactCACCGAGCTTTGTTGCCTTCATCAATGAGATCGTGAATGTCTTGGTAATCGGTAACGGCCAGTTTGGACAGATCCTCCACATAGGGACCCAAAAGAGGATGCTCCCTCACACGCAGATTGCCCTTATTTTTCGGATTCAGCAAATCCCTGACTCTCTCGCAATAGATTTCCATATAGGACACCTCAACCTAAAGTAATTGTTAAATTAGATGCTGGAAAATGAAAGATTGTTAAAAAGACGCACCGAGTACTTAAGGTCATCGGTCTCAGTATCCTGTATGCGAGTGAACAGATCCTTGCATATCATGGGTATTATGCCCTcttgctgctcctcctgcctGCCCATCATGGTATACGACTTTCCAGCTCCAGTCTGGCCGTAGGCAAAGATACAGACATTGTATCCATCGAAGGAGTGCTGTAACATCTCCTCGCCAATGTCCTTGTACACCATCGATTGTGTGGAGAAATCGGCATCGTGGTGCTGCGATACGAAAATGAATTTAAGTATAATTTTTTCTTGGATTCGAAATAAAACTTACATCATGTGACCAGTAGGAATAGTCAAAGTTGAAGCGCTTTACTGAATCGCTTGTGTTGGGCGGCACCTTTGGATTGGTGATGGCTGTCAGGACATAAGATGAAAGTATTTAATTAAGCAAAATCTAGAGTGTTTATGGGATTCTCACCCGTTGTGGCTCCTGCCATCTCGATGATGCATTTCGACTCCCTGGCTATTTCCCGCGAGTTGAAGGGGCGCACTCGCACCGCCACCTTAACCGACGACATCTTGTCCTTCCTCTCTGTGGGTGTCCTGGTTTCCGGTTAACTGGAGTGGAAATAGAGGAACGGGAATACTTTATAGACATTCGAGTCATTCGAGTGGGCTGCAAATTGGCCAGAGACTGCCACTGCCATCACTGACATTTTATAATTGCCCCAACTTTATGGTTATGTACTCGTCCACGATTTGTTTCTGTGGTAGCTCGAAGCTATGAGTCATGCCCCCGGCAACTCGCCAGGGAAATTTGAATTGAAGCCAGGGGTGGGGCTAAGAATTTATTATTTGCTGTCCTATATGTGCTATAAGTCGAAGACTAAGCCGAGTACATTGGCAACTATTTTATAATACATATTTCTTATGAAACAATAGACgtaaattaagtttttattgCTCGCGAAATATTTTAAGTGCGTTCTTTTTCATCTCTTGGTTTTGAATAAGTAGTAACAAAGTTATAAATTCGTTAcaattttgtttgatttaagttttgtttttcagtAATTTTATCACTTATCGTAATGGATTTTAATGCAAATAGTTTTCTTTGACCCGCAACCCTCTtgactcacacacacgcacatccACTCACACACTTGAAGCAGGGGGAAACATTCCACAATCCACAATGCTTCCAATAAAAACGCAGACGAGTGTCGGCCAATAGTCGAATGAGTCATCGAGCAAATACAAAAGCCAGAATAAAGAAAAGTACTCACACcccaaaaaagaaagaaaggtCCCTTTAAAGGCGATGTATTACGCgtattttcaatatatttctTAACTTTCTTGAAACAAATAACTACCTTTTATGGGAATAAATTACCTTTAGTTAAGGCCAAACGATTGCTGGCTTATAGGGCGGCTATATCCTTAAAGCTCATTATAGCACAAGTTGTAAGGGATCTTAGCACTTTTTCGATTGCACTTATCTGTGATTTGAATTTTAGTTAATGTTTGATAAGGCAAAATAGATTTTTTCGTTTGTCActctttgttttatttattaactttCTAGTGGTAATTTCACTTGACCAACTGAGAAATTCTTTCACTCGCGTACACTAGCGTCCTGAAATATTGTGAAACCAAGTTTAGAAACCATTCCAATGCGCAGCTGTGAGAatttctctctctttctcgtCCTTTCTCTCTCTTTGTTTACCTGACCAAAATACTTTtgtttatgttattttttCTGTCCTTTCAATTTTCCGAACAAACTGTCAAAGCAAATGTGCAACAGCCTGCAGTAAAAAGTCTCCACAGAAAGATTAGCGCAGAAGCGCGAGACAGGAGAAATGCGGAGAGAAGACAGAGAAAGGCGAGAGAATTATAGAGAGTGTGGGAGCGAAAGTGGGATAGGATATGCTAAATATTTGTgttatgtattttatttattttttatgatatGCAGACTGACGCTGGTTGAAGGCGCACGAAACGATAAAAGAACGTCTTTAAGAAATCAAAATCAGGCTATATCCTTTTCGAGAATGTCCACTTCTCAACGTCCTGGGCTCGTTTTACCTGACCAGGCTCTTGAAAATTTATTCGACACAGTCAACCCTCATTTGCACTTGAGAAACGAACTAAGCACTCGAGGTCCTCGCTTTTGTTGCCTTCTGCGTCATATTTTTTATGGCTTCCTGCGGGGCAACACGGCGGGCACTTAATACCGTATGCAGGACCTCTCACCACACTCATATGCGCGCCCGTCTCATTCGTGGGTAATATCCTTCGCTTGCGTTCTTCTTGAcctttattaataaattttcaagttgcCTTTGCCATGGACACCGAGCCAGGAAATCTCTACACTCTACACACACACTATGCACACTACTCTGGAGGCCACTGTACACTAGATGATGGGGGGCAAAAAGTAGCGAATCAAAATTATGTAAAACGTAATTATGGGCTATGTTTTATCGAGAATTTTGAAATGTTTGGTCGAGCGAATTGAtgaaattttgcaaatatatTTTGAAGCATTTACCAATTGATTTTCTGtttcgttttattatttttcggGGCATTATACTCATTAACCCATGGAACTCAAaatattttctgttttagGAACATTTGTGGTTGTTGCTGATAGTCcgttggttgttgttgttgctgcatttCTTGGTCTGGCTGGTGTTCTTGTGTGTAATTGAATACTAGTACAAAGCTATCCAACATGGATCGCTTGGAGGTGGTTGCGAAAATAATGGACAGCACCAGAATTGTTGTTAACAATAGGGCGAAAAACAATAGGTAACCAAAAGCGCACATTCGCGTAGCTTCTTCTTCTTGACTTGGCTAAAGGATTCTTgaacatatattatatatatagatatatatatgtaggctctcgtatatgtgtatatatgtgtagGGGTCTGCCTTTCTGTATAACAGCGAAAAATTTTCACTCCATTTTTTGGGGGACAAATAATTGATAAAGTTTTAGTTTGCCACTGTATCgaattgttttatttgaaactTGTTAGTTGCTTTACTTGGCTGCGCTTTGTTTAAACGGTTGGGCAACTTTTCGCTGATGAAAACTCTGGGCTTTTCTGCACAAAATCGATGGCCAGTCAGCGGAAGGCCTTAGGAAATGAAATTCGCGCACGACTCGAGACCAGAACGAACTGCACCCGTTAAGGGTAGACGACACAGTGAGCAGCTCTGGGAAAGTTCAGAGGATACGACGACGACCAGCCCACCAGCAGGACGCATGCGCCGCAATCCGGGCAAGAAACTGGAAGGGCAGCAACTGTGTGGGCTGCGAGGTGTATATGGGTATgcgaaaaatattttataaatttcataCACATAGCGTAAAAGGTCCGCAATAACAAAACGAACGCCTGTCATCCGCGGGCACAAggaatttcattattagcGCAAGGTGTCCACTTTTTCGGACAGCCACTGTGGCGACCCCCCAATTTTCCCCCGATGTTTGATCTTATTATGAGCCATTTCAGATAGCGCTGCCGGCACAGTGGCTATAGCGACGGCTTTATCCACCAGCTGATGACGTAAAGTGAATtctttttattgatttcccATCGCACCGAGACGCAGGACAAGCTTAGGCTTTTTATGTTACTCGGTAGTAGGTATTTGTATACTATATATTCTACGGCGTAATTACATTGACATTGAAATCTGACGGCGAGGCTGGGAGGGCAGTAAAAAG
This genomic interval from Drosophila mauritiana strain mau12 chromosome 2R, ASM438214v1, whole genome shotgun sequence contains the following:
- the LOC117135458 gene encoding kinesin-like protein unc-104 isoform X7, which translates into the protein MSSVKVAVRVRPFNSREIARESKCIIEMAGATTAITNPKVPPNTSDSVKRFNFDYSYWSHDHHDADFSTQSMVYKDIGEEMLQHSFDGYNVCIFAYGQTGAGKSYTMMGRQEEQQEGIIPMICKDLFTRIQDTETDDLKYSVEVSYMEIYCERVRDLLNPKNKGNLRVREHPLLGPYVEDLSKLAVTDYQDIHDLIDEGNKARTVAATNMNETSSRSHAVFTIFFTQRRHDLMTNLTTEKVSKISLVDLAGSERADSTGAKGTRLKEGANINKSLTTLGKVISALAEVASKKKNAKKADFIPYRDSALTWLLRENLGGNSKTAMIAAISPADINYDETLSTLRYADRAKQIVCKAVVNEDANAKLIRELKEEIQKLRDLLKAEGIEVQEEDELTKSTVIKSPTKSRNRNGSTTEMAVDQLQASEKLIAELNETWEEKLKRTEEIRVQREAVFAEMGVAVKEDGITVGVFSPKKTPHLVNLNEDPNLSECLLYYIKEGLTRLGTHEANVPQDIQLSGSHILKEHCTFENKNSTVTLLPHKDAIIYVNGRKLVEPEVLKTGSRVILGKNHVFRFTNPEQARELRDKIETENEAENEVEKTDTQQVDWNFAQCELLEKQGIDLKAEMKKRLDNLEEQYKREKLQADQQFEEQRKTYEARIDALQKQVEEQSMTMSMYSSYSPEDFHQEEDVYNNPMYESCWTAREAGLAAWAFRKWRYHQFTSLRDDLWGNAIFLKEANAISVELKKKVQFQFTLLTDTLYSPLPPELASTVAPLHQEDEFGAPPVSKTLVAVEVTDTKNGATHHWSLEKLRQRLELMREMYHNEAEMSPTSPDYNVESLTGGDPFYDRFPWFRMVGRSFIYLSNLLYPVPLVHKVAIVNERGDVRGYLRIAVQPVLDEESIDFNNGVKQSARLVFNEDDAKPKYRALNEKDDVQRYIDNGGLDSKLEELEDVDSGRGIDSNSASECHENSEEPGEHLQVGKEFTFRVTVLQATGIGAEYADIFCQFNFLHRHEEAFSTEPVKNSASGAPLGFYHVQNITVPVTKSFIEYLKTQPIMFKIFGHYQTHPLHKDAKQDFVSRPPPRRMLPPSIPISQPVRSPKFGPLPCAPTSTVLAKHDVLVWFEICELAPNGEYVPSVVEHSDDLPCRGLFLLHQGIQRRIRITIVHEPTTEVKWKDINELVVGRIRNTPESSDEQDEDACVLSLGLFPGEALEVPGDDRSFYRFEAAWDSSLHNSALLNRVSQGGETIYITLSAYLELENCARPAIITKDLSMVIYGRDARTGPRSLKHLFSGQYRNPEANRLTGVYELALRRASEAGSPGVQRRQRRVLDTSSTYVRGEENLHGWRPRGDSLIFDHQWELEKLTRLEEVGRMRHLLLLRERLGMDTNPNPTTKTEKDVCNLAARAATSPVHMVIPQSPQTPVKDPQQIIPEREYNQREQDLMLKCLKLVQGRYTKSEANDTQTQSDVSPSDEGCADMTVSCISSNSMELCSPDRADAPNGWEAPAPATQPALPLRLYVPELEEIRVSPVVARKGLLNVLEHGGSGWKKRWVIVRRPYVFIYRSEKDPVERAVLNLATAHVECSEDQAAMVKIPNTFSVVTKHRGYLLQTLGDKEVHDWLYAINPLLAGQIKSRLARRTLEPASQTASQIQATNAANANSASK